One stretch of Sulfurihydrogenibium sp. DNA includes these proteins:
- the alaS gene encoding alanine--tRNA ligase, producing the protein MKYMTADEIRQSFLKYFESKGHTIVKSASIIPENDPTLLFVNAGMVPFKNVFLGLEERPYKRAASCQKVFRVSGKHNDLENVGYTPRHHTFFEMLGNFSFGDYFKKEAIEFAWEYLTEHLEIPKEKLLVSVFEEDDEAFEIWNKHIGLDESKIKRMGYKDNFWSMGDTGPCGPSSEIYYDRGEKFGNPEFGAEDDFRYLEIWNLVFMQYNRDEKGVLHPLPNPSIDTGMGLERIASVLQGVDSNYDTDLFKPIIQFAEEVSGKEYGKNEKDDIAMRVIADHLRAITFLISDGVLPANEGRGYVLRRIIRRALRYGKNLGIEKPFLYEGVDVVIEKMKTAYPELIQNRSFIKTITRSEEEKFIKTLKRSMDILYQMIEQARKENRRHLTGEEAFKLYDTYGFPIDLMEEILKDEGFTFDLIEFHNLLEEQKERARKSWKSQSKEIKPVYLTLKNKLPENQFAGYETLTSENSKVLAIIKGDQLVDAVKEGEEVEIVLDITPFYPEKGGQVGDRGIIEGDEFLFEVLDTQTPIDGLIVHKGKVLFGSVKEGAYVRAKVDKERRENIMRHHTATHLLHAALRNILGDHVKQAGSLVSDEYLRFDFTHFESLTDEELKAVEELVNREIMKNEEVVCQEMQYEEALKSGAMAIFEEKYADVVRVISAGISKELCGGTHVKRTGDIGYFKILSESAVSSGTRRIEAVAGIKAVEKGLQEHYIIKDLSRLLTAKEDQLLDRVLKLQNQIKEKEREIENLRKKLALSNINENLNIIEKEGFKVAYVSVENLNPNELREIADHLRQKLGKSVILVASKDTEKQKVNFVVAVSKELSENYKAGDIVKKVASAVGGSGGGRPDFAQGGINDTSKLSQLFEEFKKNFS; encoded by the coding sequence ATGAAGTATATGACAGCTGATGAAATAAGGCAGAGCTTTTTAAAGTATTTTGAAAGCAAAGGACATACAATCGTAAAATCTGCATCAATCATTCCTGAAAATGACCCAACCCTATTATTCGTTAACGCCGGAATGGTTCCGTTTAAAAATGTATTCCTTGGACTTGAAGAAAGACCGTATAAAAGAGCCGCATCGTGTCAGAAAGTTTTTAGAGTATCCGGAAAACATAACGACCTTGAAAATGTAGGATACACACCAAGACACCATACATTTTTTGAGATGCTTGGAAACTTTTCATTTGGTGATTACTTTAAAAAAGAAGCCATTGAGTTTGCTTGGGAGTATCTGACAGAGCATTTAGAAATTCCAAAAGAAAAACTTCTTGTATCTGTATTTGAAGAGGATGATGAAGCATTTGAAATTTGGAATAAACACATAGGACTTGATGAAAGCAAGATAAAAAGAATGGGCTATAAAGACAACTTCTGGTCAATGGGTGATACCGGACCGTGCGGACCAAGTTCAGAGATTTACTACGATAGGGGCGAAAAATTCGGAAATCCGGAGTTTGGAGCAGAAGATGATTTTAGATATTTAGAGATATGGAATCTTGTTTTTATGCAGTACAACAGAGATGAAAAAGGCGTCTTACATCCACTTCCAAATCCAAGCATTGACACAGGCATGGGGCTTGAAAGAATAGCATCAGTCTTACAAGGAGTTGATAGTAACTACGATACAGACCTATTCAAGCCAATCATCCAATTTGCAGAAGAAGTATCAGGAAAAGAGTACGGGAAGAATGAAAAAGATGATATAGCAATGAGAGTTATAGCCGACCATTTGAGAGCCATCACATTCCTAATTTCTGATGGAGTTTTACCGGCAAACGAAGGAAGAGGCTACGTTTTGAGAAGAATAATAAGAAGAGCTTTAAGATACGGAAAAAATCTTGGCATAGAAAAGCCGTTTTTGTATGAAGGGGTTGATGTTGTAATTGAAAAAATGAAAACTGCATATCCGGAGCTTATACAAAACAGAAGCTTTATAAAAACAATCACAAGATCAGAAGAAGAAAAGTTTATAAAAACTCTAAAAAGGTCAATGGATATTCTCTATCAAATGATAGAACAGGCAAGAAAAGAAAACAGAAGGCATTTAACAGGTGAAGAAGCATTCAAGCTTTATGATACATACGGATTTCCAATAGACCTAATGGAAGAAATATTAAAAGATGAAGGATTTACTTTTGATTTGATAGAATTTCATAATCTGTTAGAAGAGCAAAAAGAAAGAGCAAGAAAAAGCTGGAAATCTCAAAGCAAAGAGATTAAGCCGGTATATTTAACGCTTAAAAACAAACTTCCGGAAAACCAATTTGCTGGATACGAGACATTAACATCTGAAAACTCAAAGGTATTGGCTATCATAAAAGGAGACCAGCTGGTAGACGCTGTAAAAGAAGGGGAAGAAGTTGAGATAGTGCTTGATATCACGCCTTTCTATCCAGAAAAAGGTGGACAAGTTGGAGATAGAGGAATCATAGAGGGTGATGAGTTTTTATTTGAAGTATTAGACACACAAACGCCGATAGATGGCTTGATTGTTCATAAAGGAAAGGTTCTATTTGGAAGTGTAAAAGAGGGAGCATATGTAAGGGCTAAGGTTGATAAAGAAAGAAGAGAAAATATAATGAGACATCACACAGCAACACACCTTTTACACGCAGCTTTAAGAAACATTCTTGGAGACCACGTAAAACAGGCTGGCTCCTTAGTATCAGATGAATATCTAAGATTTGACTTTACACACTTTGAAAGCCTGACAGACGAAGAGCTAAAAGCCGTTGAAGAGCTTGTAAACAGAGAAATAATGAAAAATGAAGAAGTTGTATGCCAAGAGATGCAATACGAAGAAGCTTTAAAATCCGGTGCGATGGCTATTTTTGAAGAAAAATATGCAGATGTTGTAAGAGTAATATCTGCCGGTATTTCTAAGGAGTTATGCGGTGGAACTCATGTAAAAAGAACAGGAGATATTGGATACTTTAAAATCCTTTCAGAATCTGCAGTATCATCCGGAACAAGAAGAATAGAGGCAGTAGCTGGAATTAAAGCAGTAGAAAAAGGCTTGCAAGAGCATTACATAATAAAAGATTTATCAAGACTTTTAACAGCAAAAGAAGACCAACTTTTAGACCGAGTATTAAAGCTGCAAAATCAGATAAAAGAGAAAGAAAGAGAGATAGAAAACTTAAGAAAAAAACTTGCTTTATCAAATATTAATGAAAATTTAAACATCATTGAAAAAGAAGGATTTAAAGTTGCTTATGTATCAGTTGAAAATCTAAATCCAAATGAATTGAGAGAAATCGCAGACCATTTAAGACAAAAGCTTGGAAAATCTGTAATTCTGGTTGCATCAAAAGACACTGAAAAACAAAAAGTTAACTTTGTTGTAGCAGTATCAAAAGAGTTATCAGAAAACTATAAAGCAGGCGATATCGTTAAAAAAGTTGCTTCTGCCGTTGGTGGAAGTGGTGGCGGAAGACCAGACTTTGCACAAGGTGGAATAAATGACACATCTAAATTAAGTCAGCTTTTTGAAGAATTTAAAAAAAATTTTAGCTAA